In one Leishmania mexicana MHOM/GT/2001/U1103 complete genome, chromosome 19 genomic region, the following are encoded:
- a CDS encoding putative kinesin: MNGSMSARSLRDSAPLSISSARRASRCRGSLSARSLSASTSTHATPTRDRTPAALSARRPRNGCSTSAAEYPTPTQPTQSNAMKVYIRVRPFSEREIAQKVAPHSTVRIDAQNPTQLTILDPARGFRPLTTHPFTQCFWSVFAKSEGDLLNKVDTYLTGGMNSARRSRAQSLVTGQPVVNSVRRGTRAGLDSDATSSPTTAYDGAGSAPVMVDANVSHPPYAGQDQVYTHVGKPIVGNTLDGYNGCVFAYGQTGSGKTFTMLGYAPSTSDIRARKGSTACGASSMENSAPLDGAVEPFESDDGDDVVDKTGLDPNELQGIIPRACTDLFDGLRAKRAKDSDFTYRVEVSYYEIYNEKVFDLIRPQRNTDLRIRNSPSSGPFIEGLTWKVVSKEEDVARVIRKGMQERHTAATKFNDRSSRSHAILTFNIVQLSMDDSDNAFQMRSKLNLVDLAGSERTGAAGAEGNEFHDGVKINQSLTVLGRVIDRLADLSQNKGGGLSIPYRDSNLTWVLSDSIGGNSQTSMIATVSPHSINYEEMRQTIMYACRAQQVLNKARRNVDPTIMELRELRAQVVDLQLRLKEAGGSNYTSEYVRGLEKRVKELEWQCADQERIVSQLRAELESAGIADPTLILKPSARGGAGAAGASGGCASAGDAQGGVSAATYRRTNEQLQSELTSANKEIVQLQTKLLESEKARSGGRDGDAESTIAKLQAKCDLYRNSFREWEAHLNQYHTYQWRWSTDYVFGTFEDKMNLLMRQCQNLMMDQDAYVMDALSRGESAQLRETAKIQREHLAEVSALTAQYRESIEKLKKEYAAKDEERQKRQKEVSNSSELRMQATRDAFEQEKRRWVQERDSMKLGYEEKLAALRTEYQGDLKRLRESLGSTAGDRQRQGGALQELQDRYESEMKSIAQDMERERTRREAELEMVKKQMNTELARKEEQIAARDAQARRTEEEAAKLRRDNLKLQTDMRTKERQLNTEVKDLLLKQENMIAVLTTIVGDYEKNPTNLNKDIEALRAFVSDKDYTAFRAKAKESAFRDPASRRASAVMWNPSSVDEQRSREVEDIRNAIESMRKTRSNQQANLQQVQQHVYEQLSRSRGFQSGGEVDERPHDGKTPARNGNTAA, encoded by the coding sequence ATGAACGGATCCATGTCTGCCCGCTCCCTCCGCGACAGCGCGCCGCTTAGCATTTCGTCGGCGCGTCGAGCCAGCCGGTGCCGAGGCTCTCTTTCAGCGCGCTCCTTGTCCGCATCGACCTCCACGCACGCCACACCGACCCGTGACCGCACCCCAGCCGCGCTGAGCGCTCGACGTCCCCGAAAtggctgcagcaccagcgcggcCGAGTACCCGACGCCAACGCAGCCGACACAGTCAAACGCCATGAAGGTGTACATCCGTGTGCGCCCCTTCAGCGAGCGTGAAATCGCGCAAAAGGTGGCGCCGCACAGCACCGTGCGCATCGACGCACAGAATCCCACGCAGCTCACAATCCTCGATCCAGCGCGCGGTTTTCGCCCGCTCACCACGCACCCGTTCACGCAATGTTTCTGGTCCGTCTTTGCGAAGAGCGAGGGGGATCTACTGAACAAGGTGGACACGTACTTGACGGGCGGCATGAACTCCGCTCGCCGCTCTCGGGCGCAGTCGCTGGTGACGGGGCAGCCGGTGGTGAATTCCGTCCGACGCGGCACCCGTGCAGGGCTCGACAGTGACGCAACATCTTCCCCCACTACAGCCtacgacggcgccggctcGGCGCCAGTGATGGTGGACGCCAATGTGAGCCACCCTCCGTACGCGGGGCAGGACCAAGTGTACACGCACGTCGGCAAGCCCATCGTGGGCAACACCCTCGACGGATACAACGGGTGCGTGTTCGCCTACGGGCAGACGGGTAGCGGCAAGACCTTCACGATGCTGGGCTACGCGCCGAGCACGAGCGACATTCGCGCTCGCAAAGGGTCCACCGCCTGCGGGGCCAGCAGCATGGAGAACAGCGCCCCTCTTGACGGCGCGGTGGAGCCGTTTGAGagcgatgacggcgacgacgtggTGGACAAGACGGGGCTAGATCCGAACGAGCTGCAAGGCATCATcccgcgcgcgtgcacggaCCTGTTCGACGGCCTCCGTGCGAAGCGCGCCAAGGACTCCGACTTCACGTACCGCGTGGAGGTGTCGTACTACGAGATCTACAACGAGAAGGTGTTCGATCTCATCCGGCCGCAGCGCAACACGGACCTGAGGATCCGTAACTCGCCCAGCTCCGGCCCGTTCATCGAAGGCTTGACGTGGAAGGTGGTGTCCAAGGAGGAAGACGTCGCCCGCGTGATTCGCAAGGGCATGCAGGAGCGCCACACGGCTGCGACCAAGTTCAacgaccgcagcagccgcagccacgcCATCCTCACCTTCAACATTGTGCAGCTGTCGATGGACGACTCCGACAACGCGTTCCAGATGCGCAGCAAGCTGAACCTGGTGGACCTCGCGGGGTCTGagcgcaccggcgcggccGGAGCCGAGGGCAATGAGTTCCACGACGGCGTGAAGATCAACCAGtcgctgacggtgctgggGCGCGTGATCGACCGTCTGGCGGACCTCTCGCAGAACAAGGGAGGGGGCCTCAGCATTCCGTACCGCGATTCGAACCTGACGTGGGTGCTGAGCGACTCGATCGGCGGCAACAGTCAGACCTCGATGATTGCCACCGTCTCGCCACACTCGATCAACTACGAGGAGATGCGACAGACGATCATGTACGCCTGccgcgcgcagcaggtgctgaaTAAGGCTCGCCGCAACGTCGACCCAACGATCatggagctgcgcgagctgcgcgcgcaggtgGTGGACCTGCAGTTGCGTCTAAAGGAGGCGGGTGGCAGCAACTACACGAGCGAGTACGTGCGCGGATTAGAGAAACGAGTAAAGGAGCTTGAGTGGCAGTGTGCTGATCAGGAGCGCATTGTCAGTCAGCTAcgcgcggagctggagaGTGCCGGCATTGCCGATCCCACGCTGATCCTGAAACCCTCCGCACGCggtggagcgggtgcggcaggGGCGAGTGGCGGGTGTGCTAGCGCCGGTGATGCTCAGGGCGGCGTGAGCGCCGCGACTTACCGCCGTACCAACGAGCAGCTGCAATCGGAGTTGACGTCGGCGAACAAGGAAatcgtgcagctgcagacgaAATTGCTGGAGTCTGAGAAGGCGAGGAGCGGCGGACGGGACGGAGACGCCGAGAGCACTATCGCGAAGCTCCAGGCCAAGTGTGATCTCTACCGCAACTCCTTTCGCGAGTGGGAGGCGCATCTGAACCAGTACCACACGTATCAGTGGCGTTGGTCCACTGACTACGTCTTTGGCACCTTCGAGGACAAGATGAACCTGCTGATGCGTCAGTGCCAGAATCTGATGATGGACCAGGACGCCTACGTGATGGACGCCCTGAGCCGTGGCGAGAGTGCGCAACTGCGCGAGACGGCCAAAATTCAGCGTGAACACCTTGCCGAGGTCTCGGCGCTGACAGCGCAGTACCGCGAGTCGATCGAGAAGCTGAAGAAGGAGTACGCGGCCAAAGACGAGGagcggcagaagcggcagAAGGAGGTGTCGAACAGCTCTGAGTTGCGCATGCAGGCCACCCGAGATGCCTTCGAGCAGGAGAAGCGCCGCTGGGTACAGGAGCGCGATAGCATGAAGCTTGGCTACGAAGAGAAGCTGGCGGCTCTGCGGACCGAGTACCAGGGGGACCTGAAGCGGCTGCGGGAATCGCTCGGGTCGACGGCGGGTGATCGCCAGCGTCAGGGTGGCGCCCTGCAGGAGCTTCAGGATCGGTACGAATCAGAAATGAAGAGCATCGCGCAGGACATGGAGCGggagcgcacgcgccgcgaggcggagctggaaaTGGTGAAGAAGCAGATGAACACGGAGCTGGCGCGCAAGGAGGAGCAGATCGCCGCGCGTGATGCGCAGGCGCGTAGaacggaagaggaggcggcgaagctgcgccgcgacaaCCTGAAGCTACAGACAGACATGCGTACCaaggagcggcagctgaaCACCGAGGTCAAGGACCTTCTTTTGAAGCAAGAGAACATGATCGCCGTCTTGACCACCATCGTAGGCGACTACGAGAAGAACCCCACGAACCTCAATAAGGACATCGAGGCCCTGCGCGCCTTTGTTAGCGACAAGGACTACACGGCCTTCCGCGCCAAGGCAAAGGAGAGTGCATTTCGTGACCCGGCCAGCCGACGGGCGTCGGCGGTGATGTGGAACCCCAGCTCCGTGGATGAACAACGCAGCCGCGAAGTGGAGGACATTCGTAACGCCATTGAGAGCATGCGCAAGACCCGCAGCAACCAGCAGGCGAacctgcagcaggtgcagcagcacgtgtACGAGCAGCTCTCGCGCAGTCGTGGTTTCCAGTccggcggcgaggtggacgagAGGCCGCATGACGGCAAGACCCCTGCTCGAAACGGCAATACGGCGGCGTAG